In the genome of Segatella copri, one region contains:
- the rpe gene encoding ribulose-phosphate 3-epimerase, with protein sequence MKTIVSPSLLSANFIDLKSDVEMINKSEADWLHMDIMDGVFVPNISFGFPVLEAVAKACTKPLDVHFMILHPEQYIEQTAKTGAMMMNVHYEACTHLHRTIQQIHAAGMKAGVTLNPSTPVSVLEDIICDVDMVLLMSVNPGFGGQKFIENTIQKTARLRKLIKESGSQALIEVDGGVQGETAPRLVKAGVNVLVSGSYVFKSKDPLATIHSLKELEQIED encoded by the coding sequence ATGAAGACGATAGTTTCACCTTCACTCCTCTCAGCCAATTTCATTGACCTGAAGAGCGATGTAGAAATGATTAACAAGAGTGAAGCCGACTGGCTCCACATGGATATTATGGACGGCGTGTTCGTACCTAATATCTCCTTCGGCTTCCCAGTGTTAGAAGCCGTAGCGAAAGCATGCACCAAACCGCTGGACGTGCACTTCATGATTCTGCACCCGGAACAGTATATTGAGCAGACAGCCAAGACGGGTGCCATGATGATGAACGTTCACTACGAAGCATGCACCCACCTGCACCGCACCATACAGCAGATACATGCTGCCGGCATGAAGGCAGGCGTTACCCTGAACCCTTCTACCCCAGTGAGCGTTCTGGAAGACATCATCTGCGATGTAGACATGGTGCTGCTGATGAGCGTAAACCCTGGATTCGGCGGACAGAAGTTCATCGAAAACACCATCCAGAAGACGGCACGACTGCGCAAACTCATCAAAGAGAGCGGCAGCCAGGCACTCATAGAGGTGGATGGCGGCGTGCAGGGAGAGACCGCCCCACGACTGGTGAAGGCCGGGGTAAACGTATTGGTGAGCGGAAGCTATGTATTCAAGAGCAAAGACCCTCTGGCTACCATCCATTCACTGAAGGAACTGGAGCAGATTGAGGATTAA
- the trpD gene encoding anthranilate phosphoribosyltransferase, protein MKDILNRMLNHEELSREETKEIIIGITQSEFPEEQITALLTGLQMRGVTVDELLGFRDGILATGVPAILDCDRYIDVVGTGGDRKNTFNISTTSCFVIAGAGYKVAKHGNYAATSVSGASNVIKNHGVGFTDDIDRLNRSINEAGIVYLHAQLFAKAMKFVGPIRKALQFPTVFNLLGPLVNPSQPTCQLLGVANLDQMRLYNQVYQKLGIDYGIVNSIDGYDEISLTGDFKVTTNNYERIFKPQDLGFEIAKPEEIKGGATEEEAKEIFDAVLENRALPAQKNIVLANAAFGIQVMEKGKKSIEECVEIARESIDSGKALATFKKFVELNKG, encoded by the coding sequence ATGAAGGACATCTTAAACAGAATGTTGAACCACGAGGAACTTTCTCGCGAGGAAACCAAGGAGATTATCATCGGCATCACCCAGAGTGAGTTCCCTGAGGAGCAGATCACGGCCCTGCTCACCGGTTTGCAGATGAGAGGCGTCACCGTAGATGAGCTGTTGGGCTTCCGTGATGGCATCCTTGCCACTGGCGTTCCTGCCATCCTCGATTGCGACCGCTACATCGATGTAGTGGGTACGGGCGGCGACCGCAAGAACACCTTCAATATTTCTACCACATCCTGCTTCGTCATTGCCGGTGCCGGCTATAAGGTGGCTAAGCATGGCAACTACGCAGCCACATCGGTGAGCGGTGCATCTAATGTCATCAAGAACCACGGTGTGGGGTTCACGGATGATATTGACCGCCTGAACCGCAGCATCAACGAGGCGGGCATCGTTTATCTCCATGCCCAGTTGTTTGCCAAGGCAATGAAGTTTGTGGGTCCTATCCGCAAGGCACTCCAGTTCCCTACGGTGTTTAATCTCCTGGGACCTCTGGTGAATCCGAGTCAGCCAACGTGCCAGTTGCTGGGTGTAGCCAATCTCGACCAGATGCGCCTTTATAATCAAGTATATCAGAAGTTGGGCATCGACTATGGCATCGTGAACAGCATCGATGGTTATGATGAGATTTCGCTTACCGGCGATTTCAAGGTAACCACCAATAATTACGAGCGCATCTTCAAGCCTCAGGATCTGGGCTTCGAGATTGCCAAGCCAGAAGAGATTAAGGGTGGTGCCACCGAGGAAGAGGCGAAGGAAATCTTCGATGCCGTGCTTGAAAACCGCGCCCTCCCAGCCCAGAAGAACATCGTTCTCGCCAATGCTGCCTTCGGAATCCAGGTGATGGAGAAGGGAAAGAAGAGCATCGAAGAATGCGTGGAGATAGCAAGAGAGAGCATCGATTCTGGCAAGGCGCTGGCCACATTCAAGAAATTCGTAGAGCTGAATAAAGGGTAA
- the trpC gene encoding indole-3-glycerol phosphate synthase TrpC encodes MADILEEIVAHKKMEIEQRKRFIQPRQMITLTEQKMQEDGGKVMGGSMKQALMGSDTGIIAEFKRKSPSKGWIKEAGKASVIPLSYQQNGASALSILTDIDYFGGYDEYIQEARHVGVSIPILYKNFVIEEYQLLQARYCGASAVLLIAACLSKEECKGLMNMAHQLGMEVLLEMHNERDFEYAELEPDMYGINNRNLGTFVTDVENSFRLAEKLPKDVCRVSESGISDPMIVKRLRDEAAFRGFLMGEQFMKQENPGQALSEFIAQLS; translated from the coding sequence ATGGCTGATATTTTAGAGGAAATTGTGGCTCATAAGAAGATGGAGATAGAGCAGCGAAAGCGCTTTATCCAGCCACGACAGATGATAACCCTCACCGAGCAGAAGATGCAGGAGGATGGGGGAAAGGTGATGGGAGGAAGCATGAAGCAGGCACTGATGGGCTCTGATACGGGTATCATCGCCGAGTTCAAGCGAAAGTCGCCGAGCAAGGGCTGGATCAAGGAGGCGGGCAAGGCGAGTGTCATCCCGCTGAGCTACCAGCAGAACGGGGCTTCGGCTCTGAGCATCCTTACGGATATAGATTACTTCGGCGGATACGATGAGTATATCCAGGAAGCAAGACATGTGGGGGTTTCTATACCTATATTATATAAGAACTTCGTGATAGAGGAGTATCAGCTGTTGCAGGCGAGATATTGCGGTGCCTCTGCCGTGCTGCTCATTGCAGCCTGCCTGAGTAAGGAGGAGTGTAAGGGGCTGATGAATATGGCTCACCAGTTGGGCATGGAGGTATTGTTGGAGATGCATAACGAAAGAGATTTCGAGTATGCGGAACTGGAACCGGATATGTATGGCATCAACAATCGCAATCTGGGTACTTTCGTTACGGATGTAGAGAATAGCTTCCGCTTGGCAGAGAAACTTCCGAAGGATGTATGCCGTGTGAGCGAGAGTGGCATTTCTGATCCCATGATAGTAAAAAGGCTCCGTGATGAGGCAGCCTTCCGTGGCTTCCTGATGGGAGAGCAGTTTATGAAGCAGGAGAATCCTGGTCAGGCACTATCGGAATTCATCGCTCAATTAAGCTAG
- a CDS encoding phosphoribosylanthranilate isomerase: MVIKVCGMRDAQNIREVSQLGVDMIGMIFYPKSPRYVEMQSSHAGIIPDYAKEDIGASDSSKDSSSNSSESVSTSSKSPARVGVFVDDMVQNIVTRVVNYHLDYVQLHGNEPREMCENLRLTLDPDIRPGIKIIKAISVSDASDIQKYKEYVGAVDLFLFDTKCKTVGGSGQQFDWQVLEQYDGEIPFLLSGGIGPEDASRLHAFHHPKYIGIDLNSRFEIEPGVKDVEKLKGFLNAMQ; the protein is encoded by the coding sequence ATGGTAATAAAGGTTTGTGGCATGCGCGATGCCCAGAATATTCGCGAAGTGAGCCAGTTGGGCGTTGATATGATAGGAATGATCTTCTATCCAAAATCGCCTCGCTACGTGGAGATGCAGAGCAGTCACGCTGGCATCATTCCTGATTATGCAAAAGAGGATATTGGAGCTTCTGATTCTTCAAAAGATTCTTCTTCAAATTCTTCAGAATCTGTCTCTACATCTTCAAAATCTCCAGCCCGAGTAGGCGTATTTGTAGATGATATGGTTCAGAACATCGTGACACGAGTGGTGAATTATCATTTGGATTACGTCCAACTGCATGGCAATGAACCACGGGAGATGTGCGAGAATTTGAGATTAACTCTCGATCCCGATATCCGACCAGGCATCAAGATCATCAAGGCAATCAGTGTATCTGATGCCTCAGACATTCAAAAATATAAGGAGTATGTAGGCGCTGTTGACCTCTTCCTTTTCGACACCAAATGCAAGACGGTGGGTGGAAGTGGCCAGCAGTTTGATTGGCAGGTTCTGGAGCAATACGATGGCGAAATCCCATTCCTCTTGAGTGGCGGCATCGGACCGGAAGATGCATCCCGCCTCCATGCCTTCCATCATCCCAAATACATCGGCATCGACCTCAACTCCCGTTTCGAGATAGAGCCGGGAGTGAAGGATGTAGAGAAGCTCAAGGGGTTCTTGAATGCGATGCAATAA
- the trpA gene encoding tryptophan synthase subunit alpha, giving the protein MNKINALFANNKDRKLLSLYFCAGCPTLEGTGDVIKAMERKGIDMIEVGIPFSDPLADGPVIQSAGTKALKNGMTVKTLFGQLKAIKDEVNIPLVLMGYLNPIMHYGIEEFFKSCVESGVSGTIIPDLPFDDYLKVVKPIADKYDIRVIMMITPETSEERIRFIDEHTDGFIYMVSSASITGAQSSFGDAKLAYFNHINSMNLRNPRMIGFGISNKQTLTSAQDNAAGAIIGSKFVTLLNETMNPDKALDRLFECLKK; this is encoded by the coding sequence ATGAACAAGATAAATGCATTATTTGCAAACAACAAAGACCGCAAGCTTTTGAGCTTGTATTTCTGCGCCGGATGCCCAACCTTAGAAGGCACCGGCGATGTAATCAAGGCGATGGAACGCAAGGGCATCGATATGATAGAAGTAGGTATCCCCTTCAGCGACCCTTTGGCAGATGGACCCGTTATCCAGAGTGCAGGTACCAAGGCTCTGAAAAACGGCATGACCGTCAAAACCCTCTTTGGTCAGCTCAAGGCCATCAAAGATGAAGTCAATATCCCTCTCGTTCTCATGGGCTATCTCAACCCCATCATGCACTATGGCATCGAGGAGTTCTTCAAGAGCTGTGTAGAGAGCGGAGTGAGCGGAACCATCATTCCCGACCTTCCTTTCGATGATTATCTCAAGGTAGTTAAGCCTATCGCCGATAAGTACGATATCCGCGTCATCATGATGATTACTCCTGAAACCAGCGAGGAGCGCATCCGCTTCATCGATGAGCATACCGATGGCTTCATCTATATGGTCAGCTCCGCCAGCATCACGGGTGCTCAGAGCAGTTTCGGCGATGCCAAGCTCGCTTACTTCAACCATATCAACAGCATGAACCTCCGCAACCCACGCATGATTGGCTTCGGCATCAGCAACAAGCAGACCCTTACCAGTGCACAGGATAACGCCGCCGGTGCCATCATCGGCAGTAAGTTTGTGACATTGCTCAATGAAACCATGAATCCAGACAAGGCTTTGGATAGGCTTTTTGAGTGCCTCAAAAAGTAG
- the trpB gene encoding tryptophan synthase subunit beta, whose translation MYQVDDKGFFGKFGGAYVPEILYKCVTELQQAYKPIIESEEFKNEYYALLKDYVGRPSPLYYAKRMSEKYGCQLYLKREDLNHTGAHKINNTIGQILMAKKMGKTRIIAETGAGQHGVATATVCALMDMKCEIFMGATDVERQHTNVERMKMLGAKVNPVRTGNMTLSDACSEAIRDWCCHPQDTFYIVGSTMGPHPYPDIVAKMQSVISEELKWQLEEKIGRDYPDYLIACVGGGSNAAGTIYHYIDDDRVQIYLAEAAGHGIDTNYTAATMHCGTEGIIHGARTLVMQTEDGQIEEAFTISAGLDYPGIGPMHADLATRGRSHVLAIKDDEAIYAGYELTRMEGIIPAIESAHAVAALKKMKFKKDDVVVLTVSGRGDKDVETYLSHKEMAGEYGNF comes from the coding sequence ATGTATCAAGTTGACGATAAAGGATTTTTTGGAAAATTCGGAGGAGCTTACGTTCCTGAAATATTATATAAGTGTGTAACAGAACTCCAGCAGGCTTACAAGCCTATCATTGAGAGCGAGGAGTTCAAAAATGAGTACTATGCCCTTTTGAAAGATTACGTGGGCCGTCCTTCACCTCTCTATTATGCCAAGCGCATGAGCGAGAAGTATGGCTGCCAGCTCTATCTGAAGCGTGAGGACCTGAACCATACCGGTGCACACAAAATCAATAACACCATCGGACAGATTCTGATGGCGAAGAAGATGGGAAAGACCCGTATCATCGCCGAAACGGGTGCCGGACAGCATGGCGTTGCCACTGCCACCGTCTGTGCCCTGATGGATATGAAGTGCGAAATCTTCATGGGTGCCACCGATGTGGAGCGCCAGCATACCAACGTAGAACGTATGAAGATGTTGGGCGCCAAGGTGAACCCGGTTCGCACAGGCAATATGACTCTGAGCGATGCCTGCTCTGAGGCCATCCGCGACTGGTGCTGTCACCCACAGGATACCTTCTATATCGTAGGTTCCACCATGGGTCCGCATCCTTACCCTGATATCGTGGCAAAGATGCAGAGCGTCATCAGCGAGGAACTGAAATGGCAGTTGGAGGAGAAAATCGGTCGCGATTATCCTGATTATCTCATCGCCTGCGTGGGTGGCGGAAGCAATGCCGCAGGTACCATCTATCATTACATCGACGACGACCGTGTTCAGATTTATCTCGCTGAGGCTGCCGGTCATGGCATAGACACCAACTATACCGCTGCCACCATGCATTGCGGAACAGAGGGAATCATCCACGGCGCCCGCACCCTGGTGATGCAGACTGAAGATGGTCAGATAGAAGAAGCCTTCACCATCAGTGCCGGTTTGGATTACCCGGGCATTGGACCAATGCACGCCGATTTGGCAACAAGAGGCAGAAGTCATGTGCTTGCCATCAAGGACGATGAGGCCATCTATGCCGGTTATGAGTTGACCCGCATGGAAGGCATCATCCCAGCCATCGAGAGTGCCCATGCCGTAGCCGCCTTGAAGAAGATGAAGTTCAAGAAGGATGATGTGGTTGTCCTTACTGTTTCAGGCCGTGGCGACAAGGATGTGGAGACGTATTTGAGCCATAAGGAAATGGCAGGAGAATACGGCAACTTTTAA